From one Candidatus Zixiibacteriota bacterium genomic stretch:
- a CDS encoding oligopeptide transporter, OPT family — MTHVTPESRQPAPTEGDSFVPYISPHDEPPEFTIRSIVAGIIFGILFGAANAYLGLLAGLTVSTSIPVAVMTVGFFRLTRGLFGSVSILETNMAQTTGSASSSLASGVIFTIPALYLWGLNPSLFQLTGLSMLGGLLGVLCMIPLRRFLIKKEHGTLPYPEGTACAKVLIASESGGGRAGNVYLGLGIGVLYKLCIGFLFLWKDSVYFTLPLIKKAEVGLKATPALLAVGYILGPRIATIMVTGSLVSWIVLIPLLAYAGEPLVAPLVPETVKTISAMSPSEIWTSYIRYIGAGAVAFGGVITIIRSIPTIIASFKIGINQVQAGLGAGPSTARLESDRTDRDLSLKWVGIGALVIVGALAFIPHVLGMDATMKMRLVAAPLIAVFGFFFVTVSSRIVGLVGVSSNPTSGMTIVTLLVVSMIFVALGWTDAIGKATVLTVGTVVAVAASIAGDTSQDLKTGYLVGATPRRQQLGEIIGAVTSAAAVCAAVIILAKTYTFGSTELPAPQATLIKTIIEGVLSSGIPWGLVFIGVALGVIIELLALPSLPFAVGLYLPVSTMTPIFIGGLIRRYVDYRNRHDASRQEECRERGILFSSGLIGGEGLMGVGISLWAFFFAKPEGIGVSWAEPFGSLTSLAVFAVLGYLLFRRTGARSK; from the coding sequence GTGACACACGTAACGCCGGAATCACGCCAACCCGCCCCCACCGAGGGCGATTCCTTTGTCCCATACATCTCCCCGCACGATGAGCCGCCGGAATTTACGATTCGGTCCATCGTCGCCGGCATCATATTCGGCATCCTGTTCGGTGCCGCCAACGCATATCTGGGCCTGCTTGCCGGATTGACCGTCTCCACGTCGATACCGGTTGCGGTTATGACGGTCGGCTTCTTCCGCCTTACCCGTGGGCTCTTCGGCTCGGTCTCGATACTGGAAACGAACATGGCACAGACGACCGGGTCGGCCAGTTCGTCGCTGGCGTCAGGCGTGATTTTCACGATTCCCGCCCTCTATCTGTGGGGATTGAACCCGTCTCTGTTTCAGTTGACCGGCCTGTCGATGCTTGGTGGTTTGCTCGGCGTCCTGTGCATGATTCCGCTGCGCCGCTTCCTGATAAAGAAGGAGCACGGCACCCTGCCGTATCCCGAGGGGACTGCGTGCGCCAAAGTGCTCATCGCCAGCGAATCGGGCGGTGGCCGCGCCGGCAACGTGTATCTCGGTTTGGGAATCGGCGTCCTCTATAAGCTCTGTATCGGCTTCCTGTTTCTGTGGAAGGACTCGGTCTATTTCACCCTCCCTCTTATTAAAAAAGCAGAAGTTGGCCTGAAAGCGACACCCGCTCTTCTGGCCGTCGGCTACATACTGGGGCCGCGCATCGCCACGATTATGGTGACCGGAAGTCTCGTTTCGTGGATAGTGCTCATCCCGCTCCTTGCGTACGCCGGCGAACCGCTGGTGGCGCCGCTCGTCCCGGAAACCGTCAAGACTATCAGCGCCATGTCCCCGTCGGAAATCTGGACCAGCTACATTCGCTACATTGGCGCCGGGGCGGTCGCATTCGGAGGCGTAATCACGATCATCCGGTCAATACCCACCATTATCGCCTCCTTCAAAATCGGGATCAACCAGGTGCAGGCGGGTCTTGGTGCGGGACCATCGACCGCCCGTCTCGAATCTGACCGCACCGACCGCGACCTCTCACTGAAGTGGGTCGGTATTGGGGCGCTCGTCATCGTCGGCGCGCTTGCCTTCATCCCGCACGTGCTGGGCATGGATGCCACCATGAAAATGCGCCTCGTGGCGGCGCCGTTGATTGCGGTGTTCGGATTCTTCTTTGTCACCGTGTCATCCCGGATCGTCGGACTGGTCGGCGTGTCCTCCAACCCGACGTCGGGAATGACTATCGTCACCCTGCTTGTCGTCAGCATGATTTTCGTCGCGCTCGGCTGGACCGATGCGATCGGCAAGGCGACCGTACTCACGGTCGGGACCGTGGTGGCCGTGGCGGCGTCAATCGCCGGGGATACCTCGCAGGACCTGAAAACGGGCTATCTGGTCGGCGCTACCCCCCGACGTCAACAGCTCGGCGAGATCATCGGCGCCGTGACCTCGGCCGCCGCCGTCTGTGCTGCGGTAATCATCCTCGCGAAGACGTACACCTTCGGATCGACCGAACTGCCCGCCCCTCAGGCGACCCTGATCAAAACCATCATCGAGGGTGTGCTCTCCTCGGGCATCCCGTGGGGTCTTGTCTTCATCGGGGTCGCCCTCGGCGTTATCATCGAACTGCTCGCCTTACCGTCGCTGCCGTTCGCCGTTGGGCTGTACCTGCCGGTATCGACCATGACCCCGATCTTTATCGGCGGCCTGATCCGCCGCTATGTCGATTACCGAAACCGTCATGACGCAAGCCGGCAGGAGGAATGTCGCGAACGTGGCATCCTCTTCAGTTCCGGTCTCATCGGCGGCGAGGGACTCATGGGCGTCGGCATCTCGCTCTGGGCGTTCTTTTTCGCGAAACCCGAAGGTATCGGCGTGAGTTGGGCCGAACCGTTTGGCAGCCTGACCTCACTTGCCGTGTTTGCAGTGCTTGGTTATCTCCTCTTCCGGCGAACGGGTGCGCGCTCGAAATGA
- a CDS encoding Rrf2 family transcriptional regulator: MISKTGISAAKALAVLAKIPDREYAGSAAIAKEIGAPQNYLGKLLKALASEGLVESQKGFGGGFRLARPAAKISLFDVVEPIDKVSRWGNCFLGNGRCNEHDPCAVHDRWKRVREEYLGFLRETTIADLAGRDSGTDD; this comes from the coding sequence ATGATCTCGAAAACCGGCATAAGTGCAGCGAAGGCGCTGGCGGTCCTCGCGAAGATCCCTGATCGGGAGTACGCGGGCTCGGCGGCTATTGCGAAGGAGATCGGCGCACCCCAGAATTACCTGGGAAAGCTGTTGAAGGCGCTGGCAAGCGAAGGGCTGGTTGAGTCGCAGAAGGGGTTCGGCGGCGGATTCCGGCTGGCGAGGCCGGCGGCGAAGATCTCGCTGTTCGATGTCGTGGAGCCGATCGACAAGGTAAGTCGGTGGGGCAACTGTTTTCTTGGCAACGGGCGCTGCAACGAGCATGATCCATGTGCGGTACATGATCGATGGAAGCGAGTACGTGAGGAGTACCTGGGGTTTTTGCGGGAGACGACGATAGCGGATCTGGCGGGCCGGGACAGCGGTACGGACGATTGA